The following DNA comes from Paraburkholderia sp. PGU19.
TGAAAGGGGATGTCACGCAAAGCGGCGATCTCCTGGCGCTTTCTGAACGGGCCCATCAGATGGGCCCTGTCGACTTCCTGGTACCCAATGCGGGTATTGCTGAACTGGCCAATGGCCTGGAAGTACCCGCATTCGAGCGGCAATGGGCCGTGAACGGCGCTGGTGCGCTGAAAACGTTGTCGATCATGAGAGAGCAGTTGGGAAAGTCTGCATCGGTCGTTTTCATCGGGACGTTTCTGTCACAGGTCACGTTTCCGGGACTCGCCGCATATATCGCCTCGAAGACCGCGCTTAAAGCGCACGCAAGGACACTCGCAGTCGAACTCGCAAACGTCGGCATTAGAATTAATATCGTATCGCCCGGTCCAACCGCGACCGCAATCTGGTCCAGCCTGGGATTGCCGCAGGAGCAGTTTTCCGCGGTTGCGGAGCGCGTCAATCAGCGTTTGCTTCCCGGTCGCTTCCTCGAGCCCGCCGCCATTGCGGATGCGATCATGTTCCTGCTTTCGTCCGCGTCGCGCGGTATCTATGGCCAGGATCTGATCGTCGATAACGGATATACGCTGCAGTAAGCTGACCGGGCGGCTGTATGCAGTTCTAACTTAACGCAGCCGCTCATCACGCAGTTGTGCTTTGGCGTGAATGACCAGCCGCCGGCACTCGGCTTCCGACTTGCCGATTACCGCTGCGACCTCTCGATAGTCCGCCCCAAAGATCTCGTGCAGCAGAAATGCCGTGCGTGCTTCCGGCGACAGGCGTTCCAGCAGCATCAGGAATGCGACTGATACGTCGTCGGCGCGTTCGTTCATTTCTTCTGGC
Coding sequences within:
- a CDS encoding SDR family oxidoreductase, giving the protein MFEGFENCLAVVTGASSGIGLATVDRLLASGARVLAMSRTMGELDSLQSRYGDTLKWMKGDVTQSGDLLALSERAHQMGPVDFLVPNAGIAELANGLEVPAFERQWAVNGAGALKTLSIMREQLGKSASVVFIGTFLSQVTFPGLAAYIASKTALKAHARTLAVELANVGIRINIVSPGPTATAIWSSLGLPQEQFSAVAERVNQRLLPGRFLEPAAIADAIMFLLSSASRGIYGQDLIVDNGYTLQ